GCTGGTGTTTACCTGTACCAAATACAGGCTGGTGAGTTCACTCAGACCCGGAAGATGATGCTATTGAAATAAATCAGCTTTCTCAACCACTTTCCCAATCTCAACCTGATAAGTGACGGGGGGACGGTCGTTAAAAATGCTTAGTTTACTCTTACTCCGGCGGCATTAATTTTCACTATTAAATTGCGTCCCGAATATTTTTTTGGATCTACATTATTCAACAAGACGCTTTTTCTACCAGCATTGGTCATAACGGTCACTTTAACATCGACAGAATTGATTCCTCTCAGGCCGAAATGGACTGGCATAGCATTCTGGGAATTGTAGCCGGAGCCCGTATCTATAATATTCATACCTAGGAGTTGCTTCGTACCCGCTTTATAAAGACGCACCTCAGAACCGGACCGAGTGTAATGCCCATTACCATCTAGAACGACGACTTGCAGAGATTGCTGGGCAAGTTCCTCAGCGATCTCGTTGCGAAGCAAGTGATGCATGCCATCAGATGAAGCACCAGTTAGGGCAAGGTCAAGATCTCCATCTTGATCAAAATCCACCCAGTGGGCGCCATGATCACCATCATTGTCCTTGATGATTTTTGGAGTGATATTGGTAAAGCCACTAGCATCGTTATGAAATAGATAATCCTCATAGCTATTGCCGCCAGTAATCGTTCCATTTACATAAAGATCCAAGCGGCCGTTATTATCGTAATCACCCCAGGAACCGGTGTCGTAACTATTATCAATCGCAAGGCCAAGTTCAGGTGCTACATTGTTGAAATTCCTGCCATTTATGTTTCGATAGAGCCCGTTGGGGCCATAATTGGCCAGAAAAATATCTAAATTCCCATCGTTGTCATAATCGCCAAGAGAAGGGCGCACACTACCATAATCATCCGATCCAAGAGGCCTTCCTCCACTTTCCAAACCTACTTCTTCAGCAATATCCACAAACTTGGAACCATCATTACGGAACAGGCCGTTGGCATCTCCATCCATATTTGCGACATAACAATCAAGGTCTCCGTCTTTATCGTAGTCAAACCAAACAGCACCGACGGTTCTTCGTGCATCGTCAATACCTAACTGTTTCGCCATATTCTTGAATTTGCCACTGGTATTTTGCAACAGTACATTGGGTTTATTTCTCAGACCTACAAAAAGATCCAAATCACCATCGTTGTCATAATCGATCCAGCTTGCTTGACGGAAGCTGCCAGTGAGATTAACTCCTGAAGTGCGAGTCACATCAGTGAAACTCTTGCCATCGCCTTCGTTGCGATAAAGTTTGTTACTACTTTCATTCCTGGAAACGAAACCGACGAAAAGGTCTACATGGCCATCACCATCGTAATCGCCCCATGCCGCTGTACGGGTGACATTGGAATCGGCTATGCCAACTTGATCAGCCACATTTTCGAAGGTCCCATTATTATTTCTATATAAGCGATTTGGTTTGTCATTAAATCCTACGAACAAATCAAGATCGCCATCATTGTCGTAATCAGCAAAGGCATTGGTTAGGGAACCTCCATCTTTAAAAAGCTCTGGCTGGTGTTTGGAAAAATTGGCTTTCCATCTTTTGAAGGGGATGCGCGGCATCATTTCGTCGCGCATAGCAGCGTGATAGGCAAAACTAGCAAGTACAATGGCATTTATCTTTAAATCATCCACCACTATGTGATCATAGACATCCATGTTGTAATGCCAGGTTCGGGTTCTATAATCGATACGGTCCTGCAAAAATTGAAATCCGGGCAATCCTGCTTTGACAAAGGTATAATGATCCGTACCTGTGTTGCTGAATTGTGAAAGTGTTTTCATCTTCAAATCTTGGAAAGGTTTCATCCATGCTTCCAATATGGGACTTGCCGCAGTATGTCCTTGCAGATGTATTCCTCTGAACTGACCAGTACCATTATCCATATTAAAATACACGGAAAGTTTATCGTAGGCAGACTTTTTCCCTTCATCAGGATTTCCAAAATGC
The sequence above is drawn from the Candidatus Neomarinimicrobiota bacterium genome and encodes:
- a CDS encoding M20/M25/M40 family metallo-hydrolase, giving the protein MKQRSMIIVSILLILSLSSFASSQERIHWDVLDRIREEGFDRSKVDEYIWTLTELHGPRWTASPNMRVAQDWVKTIIDQMELDNTALEPWGGKYVSWDLEYASIHMLEPDYQMVIGYPMALTRGTNRKITREAMIVNIQQKSDLDKYKGQLYNKIILVSPLREFSPRFKADALRHDENSLNDYATEGVDINMAERRKQVFMKKSPKPEDINNDELEAFYKDEGVDAVLYSGTGGDGTVRVTSRQTRKKDLTNDAVKNSLPTLVIAGEHYNRIYRLLEKKHTVKMEINVRVNLGNTELEGRNVIGEIRGSDLADEIVMIGAHLDSYHTGTGAADNATGSAVVLEAMRILKSLGLKPRRTIRMALWTGEEWGFFGSRGYVAKHFGNPDEGKKSAYDKLSVYFNMDNGTGQFRGIHLQGHTAASPILEAWMKPFQDLKMKTLSQFSNTGTDHYTFVKAGLPGFQFLQDRIDYRTRTWHYNMDVYDHIVVDDLKINAIVLASFAYHAAMRDEMMPRIPFKRWKANFSKHQPELFKDGGSLTNAFADYDNDGDLDLFVGFNDKPNRLYRNNNGTFENVADQVGIADSNVTRTAAWGDYDGDGHVDLFVGFVSRNESSNKLYRNEGDGKSFTDVTRTSGVNLTGSFRQASWIDYDNDGDLDLFVGLRNKPNVLLQNTSGKFKNMAKQLGIDDARRTVGAVWFDYDKDGDLDCYVANMDGDANGLFRNDGSKFVDIAEEVGLESGGRPLGSDDYGSVRPSLGDYDNDGNLDIFLANYGPNGLYRNINGRNFNNVAPELGLAIDNSYDTGSWGDYDNNGRLDLYVNGTITGGNSYEDYLFHNDASGFTNITPKIIKDNDGDHGAHWVDFDQDGDLDLALTGASSDGMHHLLRNEIAEELAQQSLQVVVLDGNGHYTRSGSEVRLYKAGTKQLLGMNIIDTGSGYNSQNAMPVHFGLRGINSVDVKVTVMTNAGRKSVLLNNVDPKKYSGRNLIVKINAAGVRVN